From a region of the Acuticoccus sediminis genome:
- a CDS encoding CheR family methyltransferase — MGEAGSQEPRLQRAAPTAEPDDGDARYPIVAIGASAGGIECLKQFFDATPDVPAAAFLVVQHLDPKHESILAEILAQHTRLRVKQAADGDVLESDAVWVVAPDTVLTVEGNFIRVRPRSAKAGEPHTFDALLHSLATTHAQESVAVVLSGAGSDGAHGASALKAAGGSVVVQDPIEAAYDGMPRSTIDAGVADLVLPLVKTPAAALRLAREALEADARALGERARPILPKVMELLRSVVGVDFDLYKEGTLLRRIERRIGIAETDTPEAYLERLASDPEEARRLGHDLLIRVTSFFRDGAHFRVLAEEVLPDLMAAHPADRPFRIWTAGCSTGEEAYTVGMIALEQAQKQPRPIQVQVFGTDLDSEALVTARSGLYPPVVETQVSPERLARFFRREDAGWRIATELRESIVFAPHNLLADAPFSRMNLVTCRNLMIYLEPGVQRRVLELFHFALVHGGVLMLGASETVGTEDAGFEPIAKPARIYRRTGHPRRSGIALPVPSDHSRAAGALLPARRRLTAADITHRALLEHFAPTAVLLNRRGSGLYFHGAVDRYLQVPSGEPDPDVLAMARHGLRVKLRTAFHAALEDDKSIVVEGAWIRNGGRVQVRVEAIPILENGDRFVLVAFSDAEAPKDAAKTAEVTDQAVVDRLEHDLAQARRELLTTIRELEASNEDLKAANEEAMSMNEEFQSTNEELETSKEELQSLNEELTAVNSELAEKVEDQRRTADDLVNLLSSTRIPTVMLDRQLRITRFTAPATELFGLIQSDHGRPFNDIRPRLDDSALVSDARRVLETGEVASAITTAEDGRVFSRRILPYRRDGNALDGVVLTFTDVSELRVSEQMAEAARAYADALAATVREPLLTLDGHLRVVTASDAFRLTFGLQEMERGVPFADLGGGVWRIPAVETALRAAFDNDEPITNLRIEHDFEQVGLKRLVLNGRRAPGKTPDTTYLMLSFEDVTRHEAAVETLEAVEARLASVLEAAPDAIITVDDKGCVTAVSSEAERLFGWNAPDMIGQPVDKLIPGNLNDFADGFEVFRKDPGMPVKRRQVKGRRRDGSEISLELSSDAVRVDHAMCFAGVLRDLSLELLRQEELRRLRAADAVGQLTGGVAHDFNNLLCVIGGCLELMEAEPLSEAMRALIKDATEAVTMGAALTDQLLVFGGRSPQARTRLDPNTEVQTVAGLASRTIAESISVRTELASDAPPVRADPDLLRAALLNLVVNARDAMPAGGVLMLSTAKVTLSPTEATLYTNVVPGDYAAITVRDSGMGMDVAMRARVGEPYFTSKRDEGGTGLGLSQVFGFARQSDGFVEIASEPGAGTNVTINLPRDREVDGVADAVDEPPVPMSSGERVLVVEDNARLRRVVMQRLDRLGYMVSEASDGPAALRALDGGLKPAVLITDVMMPGGLDGATLAAEATRKQPGLRVVFTTGYADQEINLPAGAPVLRKPYSREALAQALRAALEDQTA; from the coding sequence ATGGGTGAAGCAGGCTCTCAAGAGCCACGATTGCAACGTGCCGCTCCGACGGCTGAGCCGGACGATGGCGATGCGCGATATCCGATCGTAGCGATCGGCGCGTCAGCTGGCGGGATCGAGTGTCTGAAGCAGTTCTTCGACGCCACACCCGATGTGCCAGCGGCCGCCTTCCTTGTGGTGCAGCACCTCGACCCCAAGCATGAGAGTATCCTCGCCGAGATCCTCGCTCAGCACACCAGATTGCGGGTCAAGCAAGCGGCCGATGGCGACGTCCTCGAGTCCGATGCGGTGTGGGTGGTTGCGCCCGATACGGTCTTGACGGTGGAGGGCAATTTCATCCGCGTGCGTCCGCGGTCGGCAAAGGCGGGCGAGCCGCATACTTTCGACGCATTGCTTCACTCGCTGGCTACGACCCACGCGCAGGAAAGCGTGGCGGTGGTCCTCAGCGGCGCGGGTTCCGATGGCGCGCATGGCGCGAGTGCGCTCAAGGCCGCGGGTGGCTCGGTTGTGGTCCAGGACCCCATCGAGGCGGCCTATGACGGCATGCCGCGTAGCACGATCGATGCCGGGGTCGCCGATCTCGTCCTGCCGCTCGTGAAGACGCCGGCCGCCGCGCTGCGGCTCGCACGCGAGGCGCTCGAAGCGGATGCGCGTGCGCTGGGCGAGCGGGCGCGCCCGATCCTGCCAAAAGTCATGGAGCTCTTGAGGTCGGTCGTCGGCGTCGACTTCGACCTTTACAAGGAAGGCACGCTGCTGCGCCGGATCGAACGGCGCATCGGCATTGCCGAGACCGATACACCCGAGGCCTATCTCGAGCGGCTCGCCAGCGATCCGGAAGAGGCCCGCCGCCTCGGCCACGATCTGTTGATCCGTGTAACAAGCTTCTTCCGGGACGGGGCACATTTCCGGGTGCTGGCGGAGGAGGTGCTTCCGGATCTCATGGCGGCCCACCCCGCCGACAGGCCGTTCCGCATCTGGACTGCTGGCTGCTCCACGGGAGAGGAGGCCTACACGGTCGGGATGATCGCGCTCGAACAGGCGCAAAAGCAGCCGCGCCCGATCCAGGTTCAGGTCTTCGGCACGGATCTCGACTCAGAGGCCCTCGTGACCGCCCGCTCCGGGCTCTACCCGCCGGTTGTCGAGACGCAAGTCTCGCCCGAGCGGCTGGCACGGTTCTTCCGGCGCGAGGATGCCGGCTGGCGCATCGCGACCGAACTGCGCGAATCCATCGTCTTCGCGCCCCACAATCTGCTCGCCGACGCTCCCTTCTCACGCATGAACCTCGTCACTTGTCGCAACCTCATGATCTATCTCGAGCCGGGGGTGCAGCGACGGGTGCTGGAGCTGTTCCACTTCGCTCTGGTGCACGGCGGCGTATTGATGCTCGGCGCGTCCGAGACGGTTGGGACCGAGGATGCCGGATTTGAACCGATCGCCAAGCCCGCGCGGATCTATCGACGAACAGGCCATCCGCGCCGGTCGGGGATCGCGCTCCCGGTCCCGTCTGATCACAGCCGCGCTGCCGGCGCGCTCCTGCCGGCTCGGCGCCGGCTTACAGCAGCCGACATCACGCACCGCGCCCTGCTGGAACATTTCGCGCCAACCGCCGTGCTGCTGAACCGGCGCGGATCCGGTCTCTACTTCCACGGCGCGGTCGACCGCTATCTTCAGGTGCCAAGCGGCGAGCCAGACCCCGACGTCCTGGCGATGGCGCGGCACGGACTACGAGTGAAGTTGCGCACAGCGTTCCATGCTGCGCTTGAGGACGACAAGTCGATCGTGGTCGAAGGCGCATGGATTCGCAATGGCGGGCGGGTCCAAGTCCGCGTCGAGGCGATCCCGATCTTGGAGAACGGCGACCGCTTTGTTCTGGTCGCCTTCTCGGACGCCGAGGCGCCGAAGGACGCCGCGAAAACGGCCGAGGTCACCGACCAGGCGGTGGTTGACAGGTTGGAGCACGACCTCGCACAGGCGCGGCGGGAACTCCTGACCACGATCCGTGAGCTCGAGGCCTCGAATGAGGATCTCAAGGCTGCCAACGAAGAAGCCATGTCGATGAATGAGGAGTTCCAGTCCACCAACGAGGAACTGGAGACCTCGAAGGAGGAGTTGCAGTCGCTGAACGAGGAGTTGACCGCGGTCAACTCCGAACTTGCCGAGAAAGTCGAGGACCAGCGCCGTACGGCGGATGACCTCGTGAACCTGCTCAGCAGCACCCGCATCCCCACGGTGATGCTGGACCGCCAACTCCGTATCACGCGCTTCACGGCTCCGGCGACCGAGCTTTTCGGCCTTATCCAAAGCGATCACGGTCGTCCCTTCAACGACATCCGCCCTCGACTCGACGATTCCGCTCTGGTGTCCGACGCACGCCGGGTTCTCGAAACTGGAGAGGTGGCTTCAGCCATCACCACGGCCGAGGACGGGCGGGTCTTCAGCCGGCGCATCCTGCCCTATCGCCGTGACGGCAATGCACTTGACGGCGTGGTCCTCACCTTCACCGACGTTTCAGAACTGCGCGTCAGCGAGCAGATGGCCGAAGCCGCCCGAGCCTACGCTGATGCGCTGGCGGCGACCGTGCGCGAACCGCTCCTCACCCTCGACGGCCATCTCCGCGTTGTCACGGCGAGCGACGCATTCCGCCTGACCTTCGGGCTGCAGGAGATGGAGCGGGGCGTGCCGTTCGCGGATCTCGGGGGCGGCGTCTGGCGTATCCCTGCTGTCGAGACGGCGCTAAGAGCCGCATTCGACAATGACGAGCCGATCACGAACCTGCGGATCGAGCACGATTTCGAACAGGTTGGGCTCAAGCGACTGGTGCTGAATGGCCGTCGCGCGCCTGGCAAGACGCCGGATACGACCTATCTGATGCTTTCCTTCGAGGACGTGACACGTCACGAAGCGGCGGTCGAAACCCTGGAGGCCGTCGAGGCGCGACTCGCCTCGGTGCTTGAAGCTGCGCCTGACGCCATTATCACGGTTGACGACAAGGGCTGTGTCACTGCGGTGAGTTCCGAGGCGGAGCGGCTGTTCGGATGGAATGCACCGGATATGATCGGGCAGCCGGTCGACAAGCTCATTCCCGGCAACCTAAACGATTTTGCGGACGGCTTCGAAGTTTTCAGGAAGGATCCAGGCATGCCGGTGAAGCGGCGGCAGGTGAAAGGCCGCCGGCGTGATGGATCGGAGATCTCACTCGAACTGTCCTCTGATGCCGTTCGGGTCGACCACGCGATGTGCTTCGCCGGCGTCCTGAGGGACCTGTCGCTCGAACTCCTGCGTCAGGAGGAGTTACGTCGGCTCCGCGCAGCCGACGCGGTGGGCCAGCTTACCGGCGGCGTTGCGCACGACTTCAATAACTTGCTGTGTGTGATCGGCGGCTGTCTGGAGCTCATGGAGGCGGAACCCCTTTCGGAAGCTATGCGCGCGTTGATCAAGGACGCCACGGAGGCAGTGACGATGGGCGCCGCGCTCACCGACCAGCTTCTGGTGTTCGGCGGCCGCTCCCCGCAGGCGCGGACACGGCTCGATCCCAACACGGAGGTGCAGACTGTGGCCGGCCTCGCGAGCCGCACCATCGCCGAGAGCATTTCGGTCCGAACAGAACTGGCATCCGATGCGCCGCCGGTGCGTGCAGACCCGGATCTTCTGCGCGCCGCGCTCTTAAACCTTGTGGTGAACGCCCGCGATGCCATGCCTGCCGGCGGTGTCCTCATGCTATCGACTGCGAAGGTCACGTTATCGCCGACGGAGGCGACGCTCTACACCAATGTCGTACCCGGAGACTACGCTGCGATCACCGTGCGCGACTCTGGCATGGGGATGGACGTCGCGATGCGGGCGCGCGTTGGCGAACCCTACTTCACCTCGAAGCGCGACGAGGGCGGCACCGGTCTCGGCCTCAGCCAGGTCTTCGGCTTTGCCCGTCAAAGTGACGGCTTCGTAGAGATCGCGAGTGAGCCGGGTGCCGGCACCAACGTGACGATAAATCTGCCGCGCGACCGCGAGGTCGACGGCGTGGCGGACGCCGTGGACGAACCGCCAGTTCCCATGAGCTCAGGCGAACGCGTGCTCGTCGTCGAGGACAATGCGCGCCTCCGACGCGTGGTGATGCAGCGGCTGGATCGGCTCGGCTACATGGTGAGCGAGGCGTCAGATGGCCCGGCTGCGCTGCGTGCACTTGACGGTGGCCTCAAGCCCGCCGTTTTGATAACCGATGTGATGATGCCTGGAGGCCTCGATGGCGCGACGCTTGCTGCCGAAGCCACGCGCAAGCAGCCAGGTTTGCGCGTCGTCTTCACAACCGGCTACGCCGACCAGGAAATCAACCTTCCAGCTGGGGCGCCGGTGTTGCGCAAGCCTTATAGTCGCGAGGCGCTCGCCCAAGCCCTGCGCGCCGCGCTTGAGGACCAAACGGCATGA
- a CDS encoding DUF2188 domain-containing protein, which translates to MDKRNDAFRGFAFDTQAQAIPSGREKLINAGGGELTVKGRDGRIRSKDTLGQGNDPNPPHDREH; encoded by the coding sequence GTGGACAAGCGTAACGACGCATTCCGGGGCTTCGCATTCGACACTCAGGCGCAGGCCATTCCGTCCGGCCGCGAGAAGCTGATCAACGCGGGTGGAGGCGAGCTGACCGTGAAGGGCCGGGACGGCAGAATCCGCAGCAAGGACACGCTCGGGCAGGGCAACGATCCGAACCCGCCGCACGATCGCGAACACTAA
- the nhaA gene encoding Na+/H+ antiporter NhaA, translating into MSRSEDLKLPREAVDRVTKPLARFLKVEATAGGLLLLAVLVALAMANSPWRQAFLGFWETPVGVTIGSIEFTRSLHHWINDGLMTLFFFVFSLELKRAIVLGELRTLRRAALPFAGAVGGMVLPVLLYLAMMAGQPGMQGWGTVMATDTAFVIGCLALFGRGIPTHLRLFLLSLAIFDDIGAILVVALGYGATMNWMALGLGLLAIGVVAAFSQLGVRAVPAYFLLGVAIWLCVDASGIHATITGVVLGLMAPTRVWVRDILLRAELGRVLAYPAGEHWSGDTPDRRDLREAGRAITESLSPVERLEIMLHPWVGFAIMPIFALANAGIPIYDVDLGRPVSLAIIVGLVLGKPIGVFGFSWLAVRSGVAVLGPGLSWPFIAAGACLTGIGFTMSLFIAGLAFDPTMLNSAKFGTLIGSTIAAIAGLSMLVRLTIFAPRT; encoded by the coding sequence ATGAGCCGCTCGGAAGACTTGAAGCTGCCCAGGGAGGCCGTTGACAGGGTCACGAAACCCCTTGCGCGCTTTCTGAAGGTGGAGGCGACAGCCGGCGGCCTTCTGCTGTTGGCGGTTCTGGTGGCCTTGGCCATGGCGAATTCACCTTGGCGTCAAGCATTTCTAGGCTTCTGGGAAACGCCTGTCGGAGTGACGATCGGCTCGATCGAATTTACCCGATCGTTGCATCACTGGATCAACGACGGGTTGATGACCCTGTTCTTTTTCGTATTTTCACTGGAGCTGAAGAGAGCGATCGTTCTTGGCGAATTGCGTACTCTCCGTCGAGCGGCGCTCCCATTTGCGGGTGCCGTCGGTGGCATGGTTCTGCCAGTCTTGCTCTATCTGGCGATGATGGCCGGACAGCCTGGTATGCAGGGCTGGGGAACGGTGATGGCAACCGATACAGCCTTCGTGATCGGGTGTCTGGCGCTTTTTGGACGCGGTATCCCGACGCATCTGCGTCTCTTTCTGCTTTCTCTCGCGATTTTCGACGATATCGGAGCGATACTCGTCGTCGCGCTCGGGTATGGCGCGACGATGAATTGGATGGCCCTTGGACTTGGCCTATTGGCAATTGGCGTCGTTGCAGCCTTTTCCCAATTGGGGGTCAGAGCCGTCCCTGCCTACTTTCTGCTGGGCGTGGCGATTTGGCTTTGCGTCGATGCATCCGGGATTCATGCGACAATCACCGGCGTAGTTCTCGGATTGATGGCGCCCACCCGCGTCTGGGTGAGAGACATTCTTCTCAGGGCGGAGCTCGGGCGGGTGCTTGCCTATCCGGCCGGCGAGCATTGGAGCGGAGATACCCCGGATCGCCGCGACCTCCGGGAAGCCGGTAGAGCGATCACGGAGTCCCTCTCACCCGTGGAGCGATTGGAGATAATGCTGCATCCATGGGTCGGCTTCGCGATCATGCCGATCTTCGCGCTGGCAAACGCCGGAATACCGATTTACGACGTCGACCTTGGGCGACCGGTATCCCTTGCGATCATCGTTGGGCTGGTCCTCGGAAAACCAATCGGAGTTTTCGGCTTTAGCTGGCTGGCAGTTCGCTCGGGAGTTGCGGTGCTGGGTCCTGGCCTCTCGTGGCCTTTCATTGCCGCAGGAGCCTGTCTCACGGGAATTGGTTTCACCATGTCGCTGTTTATCGCGGGCCTGGCGTTCGACCCCACAATGCTCAACTCGGCGAAATTCGGCACTCTGATCGGATCCACCATCGCTGCGATAGCCGGACTATCAATGCTGGTTCGATTGACCATTTTCGCGCCTCGGACATAA